The Ranitomeya variabilis isolate aRanVar5 chromosome 7, aRanVar5.hap1, whole genome shotgun sequence genome includes a window with the following:
- the LOC143785036 gene encoding uncharacterized protein LOC143785036 encodes MATDSDRIRHTISHFSFDHCTHGSQGFTRILIQFFGFAGHGKSAFINSCVYVWENEEYKNYAYSMDTDGGHTLERRSYPLTKAITLVDNRGFGIIGGYESGEIFAQLGNLLPLDEQVKWTKKYELIDKMHQSKSRVRISDFVVPVLVYSVTQSVNPEEQGELKAVLKISETLTGIFPIVVLTHKTSGELTKREAMFKNMGVEKIFSIENYTPEDHYKQRTKHEEVLKFLYEVVKDAQFKVNEPRNPEREMRRRRRYMIQYVKEREKINRKEALSRKRFLEQKLAAEVTNDSQMDVDQETQRERQLEEDIRRMQEMMERLDPEEEPVYEPVLPATDSDSS; translated from the exons ATGGCCACAGACTCTGACAGAATAAGACACACTATCAGTCATTTTAGCTTTGATCATTGCACTCACGGCAGTCAAGGCTTTACCCGGATTCTCATCCAATTCTTTGGCTTTGCCGGTCATGGTAAATCGGCCTTCATTAACAGTTGTGTGTACGTATGGGAGAATGAAGAGTACAAGAACTATGCATATTCTATGGATACCGATGGCGGCCACACACTGGAGAGGAGGTCGTACCCCCTAACAAAGGCCATAACTCTGGTGGACAACCGAGGCTTTGGTATAATCGGAGGATACGAGAGCGGAGAGATCTTTGCCCAACTCG GTAATTTGTTGCCTTTGGATGAACAAGTGAAATGGACCAAGAAGTATGAACTGATCGACAAGATGCATCAATCCAAGAGCAGAGTCCGGATCTCAGACTTTGTGGTCCCGGTACTGGTCTACAG TGTCACACAGTCAGTAAACCCTGAAGAACAAGGAGAACTGAAGGCCGTGCTAAAGATTTCTGAAACCCTGACAG GGATATTCCCTATTGTAGTTCTCACCCATAAAACAAGCGGTGAACTGACCAAGCGGGAAGCAATGTTCAAGAATATGGGGGTCGAAAAGATATTTTCCATTGAGAACTACACTCCAGAAGATCACTACAAGCAAAGAACCAAACACGAAGAGGTTCTGAAGTTTTTATATGAGGTTGTAAAAGATGCTCAGTTTAAAGTGAATGAACCTCGAAACCCCGAGAGGGAAATGAGAAGAAGAAGGAGGTACATGATCCAGTACGTGAAGGAAAGGGAGAAGATTAACAGAAAGGAGGCCTTAAGTAGGAAGAGATTCCTGGAGCAGAAGTTGGCAGCTGAGGTGACCAACGACTCCCAGATGGATGTAGATCAAGAGACACAAAGGGAAAGACAACTGGAAGAAGACATCAGAAGAATGCAGGAGATGATGGAGCGCCTGGATCCAGAGGAAGAGCCGGTATACGAGCCTGTCTTACCAGCTACAGACTCAGATTCTTCATGA